A DNA window from Rhipicephalus sanguineus isolate Rsan-2018 chromosome 8, BIME_Rsan_1.4, whole genome shotgun sequence contains the following coding sequences:
- the LOC119402907 gene encoding serine/arginine repetitive matrix protein 2, with product MADDKERRKKSPEGREKKSKGRDSGSNEEEPQRSPTMDATTSTRAQRASRSTGTQRASSKSPSSSSRSSSKSPMRQVGTAVLDALKRTPSPLELCCRTSSQKQEADPKRSSVRRKTSSPYEASSPSSAYSPAPLTVPKKSCLRQRTPSPQHKSPVDSPPRSDNPVPPKADRGTTTPCVAGFAEDAGGSEARSPPRVTFKDVKEGLMPPDDTLFRMFRFRGEVRERISVSDVEGEASMDAALPPLPTSMPSHGESTGSSVVVDVHKPPPTQQTPGSPHPDPPGIGEDMETDEVAEEAK from the coding sequence ATGGCTGACGACAAAGAAAGGCGGAAGAAGTCGCCCGAAGGTCGTGAGAAGAAGTCAAAAGGCCGCGACAGCGGTAGCAATGAGGAGGAACCTCAGCGTTCGCCGACAATGGACGCGACTACTTCTACGCGCGCTCAGCGGGCCTCACGGTCGACTGGGACCCAGCGTGCTTCTTCGAAGTCACCTTCAAGTTCCTCTAGGTCGTCATCGAAATCGCCGATGCggcaagtaggaacagccgtgcTCGACGCGCTCAAACGAACGCCGTCGCCTCTTGAGTTGTGCTGCAGGACCTCGTCCCAGAAGCAGGAAGCGGACCCCAAGAGGTCGTCCGTGCGCCGAAAGACCTCGTCGCCCTATGAAGCATCGTCGCCTTCGAGCGCTTACTCTCCGGCGCCACTAACGGTTCCAAAGAAGTCGTGTCTTCGCCAGAGGACTCCTTCACCGCAGCACAAGTCTCCTGTTGACTCCCCTCCGCGGTCGGACAATCCAGTGCCTCCAAAAGCGGATCGTGGGACGACGACGCCCTGTGTTGCCGGTTTCGCGGAAGATGCCGGTGGTAGTGAGGCCCGCAGTCCTCCTCGAGTGACGTTTAAGGACGTCAAAGAAGGCCTCATGCCTCCTGATGACACCTTGTTCCGAATGTTTCGTTTCCGTGGTGAAGTGCGGGAACGCATTAGCGTTTCTGATGTCGAAGGAGAAGCGTCAATGGATGCAGCATTGCCGCCCCTACCAACATCGATGCCGTCGCACGGGGAATCGACAGGAAGTTCCGTTGTCGTCGATGTGCATAAGCCTCCGCCAACGCAGCAGACGCCGGGGTCCCCGCACCCCGACCCACCAGGGATTGGTGAAGATATGGAAACGGACGAGGTGGCTGAAGAAGCAAAATAG